Part of the Kushneria marisflavi genome, CAAAAACGGATTCCTGGGGTATGGCCAGATGCACACGTGCGGTTTGCACAGAGTCGATGGATTCGATGGAGCGTGCCAGTTCACCTTCCAATGCGCGCTGGTAATTAACGTGCTCGGCAAACTGGCTGATACCAAAGGATTGGCCATCCATCAGTTCAAACCCGACACCGCCACCCTTGGGCAGGCCTTCACTGGCCAGTGCCATACGGGTCTGCTCGACCTGCTCGGCCGGAATCAGAATGGCCTGCCCCCCTTCCGAGAAGCGGTAGGGGACCTGCATCTGATCAAGGCGCGCGATGATGACGCCACCATCGCTATCGCTCAGATTTGAAAACAGCACACGATAATCAGGAGAGCGTGCCCACAAAAAAAGCACGACCAGAATCGCAATGGCTGCAGCGCCGGCCACAATGAGGGGCAGACGCGGATTGGCCTTGAGGCGATCCATCAGTCCGGACAACTTCTGATCGGTGCCTTGTGTTGCTTGAGCACTCATCACATCGCCTCAGTGTTATTGGGGTTACGCGGGTTCAGCTCGATGGGCATCGGCAGACTCTTTATGCGCTGGGCACCGGAAACGGTGGCGCCCTATACCGGGAGTGGCGTCATTATTACGGTAAGTAACCAGATTGAAGGACCGAATAGCCGTGGTTTTTTTCACTATTTAGAACAATCGACAAAGGCATTTCACCTTTAAGCTGCGCCACATTCCTTGACAAACTTTACTTTCAGTTACGTTTTACTCTTCCGGAGTTACCAACATGTCAGTGGCAGCAGCGGGCCTTCAGGCCCTTGTTCAGCAGATGCAAAGCGTGGCGCAGCAGGCAGGCGGTCATCAAGCTGCTGCGCAACAGGCAGGCGGTGTCAGTTTTGCAGGCGAGCTCAAGGGGGCGATTGATCGCATCGATGGCATGAAACAGACCGCCGAAGCCAAGGCTGTCGCGTTTTCGAGAGGTGATAGTAACGTGGCACTCAACGACGTTATGGTCGACATGCAAAAAGCCAGCGTTTCAATGGAAATGGGTATACAGGTTCGCAACCGTGTACTTAGCGCCTACCGCGAGATCATGAGCATGCAGGTGTGACACACCTTTAAAAGTTGGCAAAGACTGCCTGACGCAATTTAAAAGGCCAACAGGCGCCCTTGCAGGTCGCCTGTTGGCTTTCTGACCCGCTTGTTTTCGGTCGGGATGACCTCAGGCGGTGGTCTTGAGAAGCTGCCCCTGCTGATATGCCGCCATACGTGCCATATGAAGCACCTCTTCCGTTGGAATCTGACGAATCACGTCGCCACTTTCACGGTCGATCACGCGCGTTACAATCCGACCGCTGTCATCATGAATATCAATGTCGATACCGACTCGTTCCAGACCCTGCTTTAACTGCGTTATGGCTTCTTCCAGCGCTTCGAGATTATCCGTTTTGCAAGATGGCCCGAGCCTTGAAGGTACCGGCAAGACAGGAGAGGAGGCTGGAAATGAGTTACTGGAGAGCAGGCTGCTGGACATGCCGGAGATGACTGACGTGATGCTCATGGTGATGATCCCTTTCCGGGGTTTGCGTTGAAATCTTTTGGAGGTGTCGGCAAAACTGTGCCGAAACGCTTTTATATGAAAAATCCTTGATACAATAAATCACAAAAAAAGACGAATCTTGAGCCCTGAAATATCGAATCAGCTGAGGCCAAAAATCGGCATGTTGTTGATTCAAAAAGCGCTATGAAGATGCTGAATTGCCGATATAAAAACTTTTTTAACTAAAATATCATGGGCTTATACATATTTTTGACGCCAGTCTGAAGGTGGCCCGCGCTTACCGCCTGGCTCATGACATCCTGTCAGCCATGAGTTCCTTTAAATTGTGATGACATCAGCTATAGCCAAGGACAATGCGCGCTGCGGCACAATTTCTTTTCGTTACTCGTTTTACCTTTTGTGTAGTCAAAGTTACTTATTGAAATATCAATTGACCTCGCAGGGGATGGCAATGGCGGAATTACACGTGTTCTCAAACGCAAGTCAGG contains:
- a CDS encoding flagellar protein FlaG, with the protein product MSITSVISGMSSSLLSSNSFPASSPVLPVPSRLGPSCKTDNLEALEEAITQLKQGLERVGIDIDIHDDSGRIVTRVIDRESGDVIRQIPTEEVLHMARMAAYQQGQLLKTTA
- the fliE gene encoding flagellar hook-basal body complex protein FliE → MSVAAAGLQALVQQMQSVAQQAGGHQAAAQQAGGVSFAGELKGAIDRIDGMKQTAEAKAVAFSRGDSNVALNDVMVDMQKASVSMEMGIQVRNRVLSAYREIMSMQV